Proteins found in one Paenibacillus sp. FSL R10-2782 genomic segment:
- a CDS encoding radical SAM protein, which produces MYLVYADEKGNVYDHASLYGLARSADMIVEIMEDELIPLPEGATLVSLPNTRPVGMNPESGEMVSLPGDMQAVGALLPQGFTRLCLPGYVKTDKEYKLPLFGYSAVVWKDGAFYVTAERSDNPSKWNPENCDRHEVKQGVQRMTEQYPENRLYQHLSNCALGYECLTSSNTFLNRWEGGVPVSYSCNAGCFGCISEQPDNSGFVSPQTRMNFRPRVEEIVEVMLEHLKTPESIISFGQGCEGEPSTQAKLIIDSIKEVRSVTDMGYININTNAGLNDHIRGIVDAGLDLMRVSTISALDDHYNAYYKPRGYTLANVEKSLRYASEQGVYTSINYLIFPGVTDREEEIEAMIEFAKRTKLKLIQMRNLNIDPESYLELIPPAQGEILGMKQMLEIYREELPDVVIGSYTHVPPQGLARPKFAKA; this is translated from the coding sequence ATGTATTTGGTATATGCCGACGAAAAAGGCAATGTATATGATCATGCTTCTTTGTATGGGCTTGCCCGCAGTGCGGACATGATTGTTGAAATCATGGAAGATGAGCTCATTCCGCTACCTGAAGGAGCTACGCTGGTAAGTCTGCCCAACACACGCCCGGTCGGTATGAACCCTGAATCCGGGGAAATGGTTTCCTTGCCAGGCGATATGCAGGCAGTGGGGGCTTTGTTACCTCAAGGCTTTACACGCTTGTGCCTGCCAGGGTATGTGAAGACCGATAAGGAGTATAAGCTCCCCTTGTTCGGTTATTCGGCCGTGGTCTGGAAAGATGGAGCTTTCTATGTAACGGCCGAGCGGAGTGATAATCCGTCCAAATGGAATCCGGAAAACTGTGACCGCCACGAGGTAAAGCAGGGCGTGCAGCGGATGACGGAGCAGTACCCGGAAAATCGGCTGTACCAACATTTGTCCAACTGTGCCTTAGGCTATGAGTGTCTTACCTCCTCGAACACGTTCCTAAATCGCTGGGAGGGTGGAGTTCCGGTATCTTACTCTTGTAATGCCGGATGCTTTGGCTGCATCTCGGAACAGCCGGATAACAGCGGTTTTGTATCCCCTCAGACGAGAATGAACTTCCGCCCTCGTGTCGAGGAGATTGTGGAAGTCATGCTGGAGCATTTGAAAACACCGGAGTCCATTATTAGCTTTGGCCAAGGGTGTGAAGGGGAGCCTTCTACTCAAGCCAAGTTGATTATAGATTCGATCAAAGAGGTCCGTTCCGTTACAGATATGGGATACATCAATATTAATACGAATGCAGGCTTGAACGATCATATCCGGGGTATTGTAGATGCCGGGCTTGATCTGATGCGGGTCAGCACGATTAGCGCGCTGGACGACCATTACAATGCGTATTACAAACCGCGTGGTTACACGTTAGCCAATGTGGAAAAATCACTTCGTTATGCTTCCGAGCAGGGAGTATATACGTCGATTAACTATTTGATTTTTCCGGGCGTGACAGACCGCGAGGAAGAAATCGAAGCGATGATTGAGTTTGCCAAACGCACAAAGCTCAAGCTTATTCAGATGCGCAACCTGAATATTGATCCAGAAAGCTATCTGGAGCTGATTCCACCTGCCCAAGGAGAGATTCTTGGCATGAAGCAAATGCTTGAGATTTACCGGGAGGAACTGCCCGATGTCGTTATCGGGTCTTACACCCATGTACCGCCTCAAGGGCTGGCGCGTCCCAAATTTGCCAAGGCCTAA
- the rho gene encoding transcription termination factor Rho, translated as MDLQISDLEEMKLTDLYKLAKQYQIPYYGTLKKKELIFAILRAQAEKSGLMFMQGVLEILPEGYGFLRPINYLPSTEDIYISASQIRKFDLRTGDLVSGKCRTPKENERYFGLLQVNAVNGRSPEQAAERLHFPALTPLYPQTKLVLETTPNNLSTRIMDILAPVGLGQRGLIVAPPKAGKTLLLKEIANSISTNNPEIELFVLLIDERPEEVTDMQRSVKGEVVASTFDELPENHIKVVELVLERALRLVEHKKDVVILLDSITRLARAYNLVIPASGRTLSGGIDPGAFHRPKRFFGAARNVEEGGSLTILATALIDTGSRMDDIIYEEFKSTGNMELHLDRKLAERRIFPAIDIRRSGTRREEMLLGKEELDTIWAIRKNMTESHDFVEGFLKKLRNSSNNAEFLASFEPTAPSNGSQSSSSTPQRRTTRSTTASVPASTN; from the coding sequence ATGGATCTGCAAATTTCCGATCTGGAAGAAATGAAGCTGACCGATCTGTACAAACTGGCCAAGCAATACCAGATCCCGTACTACGGAACGCTCAAGAAAAAAGAATTAATTTTTGCCATCCTGCGTGCACAAGCCGAGAAGAGCGGATTGATGTTTATGCAGGGTGTTCTGGAAATACTTCCTGAAGGTTACGGCTTTCTGAGGCCGATCAATTACCTCCCGAGTACCGAAGATATTTACATCTCTGCTTCACAAATCCGCAAGTTTGACTTGAGAACAGGCGATCTAGTATCCGGTAAATGCCGGACTCCGAAAGAGAATGAACGATATTTTGGATTGCTTCAAGTTAACGCCGTCAATGGAAGAAGTCCTGAACAAGCTGCTGAGCGGCTACACTTTCCTGCACTGACTCCACTGTATCCGCAAACTAAATTAGTCCTTGAAACTACCCCCAATAATTTGTCTACGAGAATAATGGATATATTGGCCCCTGTCGGACTTGGACAGCGTGGACTCATTGTGGCACCTCCCAAAGCTGGTAAAACACTTCTGCTCAAAGAAATTGCCAATAGCATTTCTACCAACAATCCCGAGATTGAGCTGTTTGTCTTGCTGATTGATGAACGTCCGGAAGAAGTGACCGACATGCAGCGTTCTGTTAAAGGTGAAGTTGTTGCTTCCACTTTTGATGAACTGCCTGAGAACCATATCAAGGTAGTGGAATTGGTTCTAGAGCGTGCCCTTCGCCTTGTAGAGCATAAAAAAGACGTGGTTATCCTGCTGGATAGCATTACTCGTCTTGCACGTGCCTACAACTTGGTTATTCCAGCATCCGGTCGTACGCTTAGTGGGGGTATTGATCCAGGGGCTTTCCACCGTCCGAAACGCTTTTTTGGTGCGGCACGGAATGTGGAAGAGGGCGGAAGTCTTACCATTTTGGCCACAGCGCTCATTGATACAGGATCGCGGATGGATGACATTATCTATGAAGAGTTTAAAAGCACAGGCAATATGGAGCTTCATTTGGACCGCAAGCTTGCGGAACGCCGCATATTCCCGGCTATTGATATTCGTCGCTCCGGTACCCGGCGTGAGGAAATGTTGTTAGGTAAGGAAGAATTGGATACTATTTGGGCCATTCGTAAAAATATGACAGAAAGCCACGATTTTGTGGAAGGCTTCCTGAAGAAATTGCGGAACAGCAGCAATAACGCAGAGTTTTTGGCCTCGTTTGAACCAACGGCACCATCCAATGGTTCGCAAAGCAGTTCAAGTACTCCGCAACGGAGGACCACGCGTTCCACCACAGCATCGGTTCCAGCTTCAACCAACTAA
- a CDS encoding UDP-N-acetylglucosamine 1-carboxyvinyltransferase encodes MEKLMITGGRPLQGTVSISGAKNSAIALIPAAILAESEVILDNLPLLSDVAVYSEILEELGATVAWEGSQMRIDPSSIKSIPMPNGPVKKLRASYYMMGAMLGRFKEAIIGLPGGCNFEPRPIDQHIKGFEALGATVTNEHGAIHLHAKELRGTKIYLDVSSVGATINIMLAAARAKGATIIENAAKEPEIIDVATLLNSMGAIIKGAGTETIRIEGVSELHGCRHSIIPDRIQAGTYMIAAAATRGNVLIDNVIPKHMEALTAKMQEMGIGIEEYDESIRVLGSPSYEHVDVKALIYPGFATDLQSPMTSLLTQAQGVSVLSDFVYSNRFKHVPELVRMGAKIRVEGRSAIIEGGKLNAAKVKAADLRAGAALVIAGLTVSEGVTEVSGVEYIDRGYDHLVSNLRLLGADVWRQTE; translated from the coding sequence ATGGAAAAATTGATGATCACCGGTGGACGGCCGCTTCAAGGTACAGTTTCCATCAGCGGTGCCAAAAACAGTGCCATCGCCTTGATTCCCGCCGCCATTCTGGCAGAGTCGGAAGTCATTTTGGACAATTTGCCGCTGTTGAGTGATGTGGCGGTATATTCCGAAATACTGGAGGAACTTGGTGCAACCGTTGCCTGGGAAGGCAGCCAGATGAGAATAGATCCATCCTCCATTAAATCCATTCCCATGCCGAATGGACCTGTTAAAAAATTACGGGCATCCTATTATATGATGGGAGCCATGCTAGGCAGATTCAAGGAAGCGATCATCGGTTTGCCAGGAGGGTGTAATTTTGAACCTCGGCCCATTGATCAGCATATCAAAGGTTTTGAAGCACTGGGTGCTACGGTGACGAATGAGCACGGTGCTATTCATTTGCATGCCAAAGAGCTGCGAGGTACCAAGATTTATTTGGATGTCAGCAGTGTAGGAGCTACGATTAACATTATGCTGGCGGCCGCACGTGCCAAAGGCGCCACAATTATCGAAAATGCGGCTAAAGAGCCTGAGATTATAGATGTAGCAACCTTGTTAAACTCCATGGGGGCCATTATTAAGGGCGCCGGAACGGAAACGATACGGATTGAAGGTGTGTCCGAGCTACATGGCTGCCGTCACTCCATCATACCTGACCGCATACAAGCGGGCACATATATGATTGCTGCTGCGGCTACTCGTGGTAATGTTTTGATTGATAACGTAATTCCCAAGCATATGGAGGCTCTGACTGCAAAAATGCAGGAAATGGGTATTGGCATAGAGGAATATGACGAAAGTATTCGTGTTCTGGGTTCACCTTCATATGAGCATGTTGATGTTAAAGCCTTAATTTACCCCGGATTCGCCACAGACTTGCAATCTCCTATGACCAGTTTGCTTACTCAGGCGCAAGGGGTCAGTGTACTGAGCGATTTTGTTTATAGCAATCGTTTTAAACATGTCCCTGAACTTGTACGAATGGGGGCTAAAATCCGCGTAGAAGGTCGTTCGGCTATTATTGAGGGGGGCAAGCTAAATGCGGCTAAAGTCAAAGCGGCCGATCTGCGTGCTGGCGCAGCGCTTGTCATTGCCGGACTTACCGTAAGTGAAGGCGTAACCGAGGTGTCAGGTGTAGAATACATCGACCGTGGTTATGACCATCTTGTCTCCAATCTGCGTCTTTTGGGCGCGGACGTATGGCGGCAGACAGAATAA
- the fba gene encoding class II fructose-1,6-bisphosphate aldolase — MPLVSMTDMLNKALEGKYAVGQYNINNLEWTQAILGAAEEEKSPVILGVSEGAARHMGGFYTVVKMVEGLIHDMKITVPVAIHLDHGSSFEKCKEAIDAGFTSVMIDDSHSPIDTNIETTKKVVEYAHSKGVSVEAEVGMVGGQEDDVVGDVMYAKLDDCLRIVNETGIDTLAPALGSVHGPYKGEPNLGFKEMEEICTAIKLPLVLHGGTGIPTHDIKKAISLGTSKINVNTENQIVFAKVVREVLAEKPDAYDPRTFIAPGREAIKQTVIGKIREFGSNNQA; from the coding sequence ATGCCATTGGTATCTATGACAGACATGTTGAACAAAGCACTTGAAGGAAAATACGCGGTAGGTCAGTACAACATTAACAATCTGGAGTGGACTCAAGCTATTCTGGGCGCTGCTGAAGAAGAAAAATCCCCGGTAATCCTGGGTGTATCTGAAGGTGCAGCACGTCACATGGGCGGTTTCTACACTGTTGTTAAAATGGTAGAAGGTCTTATTCATGACATGAAAATTACGGTTCCGGTTGCGATCCATTTGGACCACGGTTCCAGCTTTGAAAAATGTAAAGAAGCCATTGATGCTGGTTTCACATCTGTTATGATTGACGATTCCCACAGCCCAATCGACACAAATATCGAAACGACTAAAAAAGTCGTTGAATATGCACATTCCAAAGGCGTTTCTGTTGAAGCTGAAGTTGGAATGGTTGGCGGTCAAGAGGATGATGTTGTAGGTGACGTAATGTACGCGAAGCTTGACGACTGTCTGCGTATCGTTAACGAAACAGGTATCGACACACTGGCTCCTGCACTGGGTTCCGTTCACGGACCTTACAAAGGCGAGCCAAACCTTGGATTCAAAGAAATGGAAGAGATCTGCACTGCAATCAAACTTCCACTTGTTCTGCATGGTGGTACTGGTATCCCAACGCATGACATCAAAAAAGCAATCTCGCTGGGAACTTCCAAAATCAATGTAAACACAGAGAACCAAATCGTGTTCGCGAAAGTGGTTCGTGAAGTGCTTGCTGAGAAACCGGATGCTTATGACCCACGTACATTTATCGCTCCAGGTCGTGAAGCGATTAAACAAACCGTTATCGGTAAAATCCGTGAGTTCGGTTCCAACAACCAAGCGTAA
- the rpmE gene encoding 50S ribosomal protein L31: MQQAIQPKFNVTNVTCACGNTFETGSVKGSLRVEICSACHPFFTGKQKFLDAGGRVDRFKKKYGI, encoded by the coding sequence ATGCAACAAGCTATTCAACCGAAATTTAACGTAACTAATGTCACTTGTGCTTGCGGAAATACGTTCGAAACCGGTTCAGTGAAAGGTTCTCTGCGCGTGGAGATTTGCTCCGCTTGCCACCCATTCTTCACAGGGAAGCAGAAATTCCTTGATGCTGGCGGCCGTGTGGATCGTTTCAAGAAGAAGTACGGTATCTAA
- a CDS encoding GNAT family N-acetyltransferase yields the protein MRIVFATDSDYGYIRDRDHHISESLIQVKIKGKEIYILRNQDESNIGWMRYGYFWDNTPFLNMIWVDEQYRDKGVGKQVVLFWEDQMKQKGFKLVMTSTLANEKAQHFYRKLGYRDAGCLLLENEPLEIILTKTLL from the coding sequence ATGAGAATTGTTTTTGCAACTGATTCCGACTATGGATACATACGAGACCGTGACCATCATATTTCAGAGAGTTTAATACAGGTGAAAATAAAGGGAAAAGAAATATATATATTGCGAAACCAAGATGAAAGTAATATTGGATGGATGAGGTATGGATACTTTTGGGACAACACACCTTTCCTGAACATGATTTGGGTCGATGAACAATATCGAGACAAGGGTGTGGGGAAGCAGGTTGTCCTCTTTTGGGAAGATCAAATGAAACAAAAGGGCTTCAAATTGGTTATGACATCTACTCTGGCAAATGAAAAGGCTCAGCACTTCTATAGAAAATTAGGATATCGGGACGCAGGGTGTTTATTACTCGAAAATGAGCCGTTAGAAATAATTTTGACTAAAACATTACTTTAA